Proteins encoded within one genomic window of Bacteroidia bacterium:
- a CDS encoding RluA family pseudouridine synthase, with amino-acid sequence MKYELEEDEFLQGQEDEQELFEHHRFKADRGQEPLRVDKFLLNRIENASRTKIQLAAENGNILANGKAVKSNYRVKAHDVIQVVMAHPPRDKEIIPENIPLDIVYEDDDLVVINKQAGLVVHPGYGNYSGTLVNALMYHFKNLPQLPGNEIPRPGLVHRLDKDTSGIMVMAKSEIAMVKLASQFFNRTTKRTYQAIVWGNPEQDQGTVIGHIGRGIKDRKVFEVYLDGSQGKHAVTHYKVLERFSYVSLIECKLETGRTHQIRVHMKHLGHPLFNDETYGGNKVLKGTTFAKYKQFVENCMELCPRHALHAKSLGFIHPTTGEEMFFDSELPTDMQNLIEKWRKYSA; translated from the coding sequence ATGAAGTACGAGTTGGAAGAAGATGAATTTCTGCAAGGGCAGGAGGACGAGCAAGAGTTATTTGAACATCATCGGTTTAAAGCCGATCGAGGGCAAGAGCCACTTCGGGTAGATAAATTTCTATTAAACAGAATTGAAAATGCTTCACGAACCAAAATTCAGTTAGCGGCCGAAAACGGCAATATTTTGGCCAATGGTAAAGCGGTAAAAAGCAATTATCGGGTAAAGGCACATGATGTCATACAGGTTGTTATGGCTCATCCTCCGAGGGATAAAGAAATTATTCCGGAAAACATTCCTTTGGATATTGTTTACGAAGATGACGATTTAGTAGTGATTAATAAACAAGCCGGTTTGGTAGTACACCCGGGATATGGTAATTATTCAGGCACCCTGGTAAATGCCTTAATGTATCATTTTAAAAATTTGCCTCAACTTCCCGGCAACGAAATACCCCGTCCGGGATTAGTTCATAGACTTGACAAAGACACCTCTGGTATTATGGTTATGGCAAAGAGTGAAATTGCCATGGTAAAATTAGCCAGTCAATTTTTTAATCGCACCACCAAACGAACGTATCAGGCCATAGTTTGGGGAAATCCGGAACAGGACCAAGGCACGGTAATCGGACATATAGGTCGGGGGATAAAGGATAGAAAAGTTTTTGAGGTGTATTTAGATGGAAGTCAAGGCAAGCATGCTGTAACCCATTATAAGGTTTTAGAGCGGTTTAGCTATGTGAGTTTAATAGAATGTAAACTAGAAACCGGAAGGACCCATCAGATTCGGGTACACATGAAGCACCTTGGACATCCATTGTTTAATGATGAAACTTACGGAGGGAACAAGGTACTTAAGGGAACAACCTTTGCCAAGTACAAACAATTTGTAGAAAACTGCATGGAGCTTTGTCCTAGGCATGCCTTGCATGCAAAATCCCTTGGTTTTATACATCCGACTACCGGAGAAGAAATGTTTTTTGACAGCGAGTTACCAACTGACATGCAGAATTTGATAGAAAAATGGAGAAAATACAGTGCCTGA
- a CDS encoding T9SS type A sorting domain-containing protein produces the protein MTRFLYSILLSILWLGVWAQHGPEVITDLHVHASQYNKSLAQPHRPKSIGDTLNFFQFKTLKLPFVEDFSRTSFFYSYQAGTYDVTNHFHYKRFLVDGSYLDNFIGTTDTTYRYVYNQLLDSSWTIVSSVANPASLIQFFNYENPNIPYLEVPYFKNYNTLDSNYLNGTFGSGIQYVDSVVLVNDSFTLAHCSPNDTVFWTDNDVFVNNDYPIQPPTIGVATFDGADSSGVPYDWSVGPNYFPHGKADYLSSAPIDLSEYSEADSIYFSFYYQAQGRGANAPQNIDSLVLQFKDTAGIWRNVWYSEGYSLTGMTEDEQFQFASIWVDTTYYSNSFQFRFLNWATLTGAVDLWHIDMVRLDKNRNNNDKYYLDGAFIYNYHSPLKEYQSVPYLHYSAKNDTSFFMLDSLVTPGFHNQHFNELSLRLFYTMEGDGLGPITCGESNGNLAPGVSCFLSAGCFDVAGGNSFQLPKLNDSYEFPSNITGNDTANYEFKIYSKGVASDLIRSNDTVTFHQKFYNYYAYDDGTAENGYGLNVNNSMLAMRFKIYKQDFLRAVAMYFDPISINFFAQNSPYMFTLKVWTGNEYPENLIYEKDSLKPKFGTSDFFTRINDFAYYFIDTDLVVDTGGYVFIGWQQQTNQVLGLGFDRNINSNENMFYDIQDGNGWYQSQLPGTWMIRPCFGDPFTTPIGMEEKSPAWNFGILPNPANQTIRLHSNQFEFGKKYRAEIKDISGRILINADATEVIQVGELQSGVYLVSVVDNRGVSFKTQKLLVSH, from the coding sequence ATGACCAGATTTTTATATTCCATTCTTCTTTCAATACTATGGCTAGGTGTTTGGGCCCAGCATGGACCGGAGGTAATTACCGATTTACATGTTCATGCAAGCCAATATAATAAGAGTTTAGCTCAACCCCATCGCCCTAAATCCATAGGCGACACCCTTAACTTCTTCCAATTTAAAACTTTAAAACTACCCTTTGTAGAAGATTTTTCAAGAACATCATTCTTTTATTCTTACCAGGCCGGCACCTACGATGTAACCAACCATTTCCATTACAAGCGCTTTTTAGTGGATGGTTCATATTTGGATAATTTCATTGGAACTACAGATACTACTTATCGCTATGTCTATAACCAATTGCTTGATTCCAGTTGGACCATTGTTTCTTCGGTTGCCAATCCTGCATCTCTGATTCAATTTTTTAACTACGAAAATCCTAACATCCCTTATTTGGAGGTTCCCTATTTTAAAAACTACAATACCTTAGATAGTAATTATCTGAATGGAACTTTTGGATCAGGAATACAATATGTTGACTCAGTAGTTTTGGTTAACGATAGTTTTACCCTCGCTCATTGTTCCCCAAATGATACTGTTTTTTGGACCGACAATGACGTATTTGTTAACAACGATTACCCTATTCAACCTCCTACCATCGGGGTAGCTACCTTTGATGGTGCCGATTCATCCGGTGTTCCTTACGATTGGAGTGTTGGACCTAATTATTTCCCTCACGGAAAAGCCGATTACCTGAGTTCTGCACCCATTGATCTCAGTGAATATAGTGAGGCTGATTCTATTTACTTTTCCTTTTATTACCAAGCTCAAGGCAGAGGAGCCAATGCCCCTCAAAATATTGACAGCTTGGTTCTACAATTTAAAGATACTGCCGGAATTTGGAGAAATGTTTGGTACTCGGAAGGATATTCCCTGACTGGAATGACCGAGGATGAACAATTTCAGTTTGCCTCCATTTGGGTGGATACCACCTATTATTCCAATTCATTCCAATTTAGGTTTTTGAATTGGGCCACTTTAACCGGAGCCGTAGATTTATGGCATATCGATATGGTTCGCCTGGATAAAAACAGAAACAACAATGATAAATATTACCTGGATGGTGCATTTATTTACAACTATCACTCCCCATTAAAAGAATACCAAAGTGTTCCTTACCTCCATTACTCAGCTAAAAACGATACCTCCTTCTTTATGCTGGATTCCCTGGTAACCCCTGGATTCCACAACCAACATTTCAACGAGTTAAGCCTCAGACTATTCTATACCATGGAAGGCGATGGACTTGGCCCTATTACCTGCGGGGAATCCAATGGAAACCTGGCTCCGGGAGTTTCCTGCTTTTTATCGGCAGGCTGTTTTGACGTTGCAGGGGGAAATTCGTTTCAATTGCCTAAGTTGAATGATAGCTATGAATTCCCTTCCAACATAACCGGAAACGATACGGCCAACTACGAATTTAAAATTTATTCGAAAGGGGTAGCTTCTGACCTGATAAGATCAAACGATACTGTTACTTTCCACCAAAAATTCTACAACTATTATGCATATGATGATGGCACAGCAGAAAACGGATACGGATTAAATGTAAACAACTCCATGCTTGCCATGCGCTTTAAGATTTACAAACAGGATTTTTTGAGAGCAGTAGCCATGTACTTTGACCCCATTTCTATCAATTTCTTTGCTCAAAATAGTCCTTACATGTTTACCTTAAAAGTATGGACAGGAAATGAGTATCCGGAAAACTTAATTTACGAAAAAGATTCTTTGAAACCAAAGTTTGGCACATCCGACTTTTTTACCCGAATTAATGATTTTGCTTATTATTTTATTGATACGGATTTGGTGGTTGATACCGGTGGATACGTGTTTATTGGCTGGCAGCAGCAAACCAACCAGGTATTAGGATTAGGATTTGACAGAAACATCAATTCCAATGAGAACATGTTTTACGACATTCAGGATGGGAACGGTTGGTATCAGAGTCAGCTACCCGGAACCTGGATGATCAGACCATGCTTTGGAGATCCATTTACAACTCCAATTGGCATGGAAGAAAAATCGCCTGCATGGAATTTTGGAATCCTTCCCAACCCTGCCAACCAAACCATCAGGCTGCATTCCAACCAATTTGAATTTGGCAAAAAATATAGGGCTGAAATCAAAGATATCTCCGGACGAATACTCATCAATGCAGATGCAACCGAAGTAATACAGGTTGGGGAGTTACAAAGTGGAGTATACTTGGTATCGGTAGTTGACAACCGGGGTGTTTCCTTCAAAACACAGAAATTGCTCGTTTCCCATTAA
- a CDS encoding FKBP-type peptidyl-prolyl cis-trans isomerase: protein MSQTKSKIVLKNETDTVVYVMANNVSKYFIQMGIENPNLEIIKQAFQEAYGKVTPSIDATTGETYVRKFSEKQKQMKGRKNLEAGKKFLEENKKKKGIVELPDGLQYEVITMGTGEKPTVQDKVKTHYHGTLIDGTVFDSSVQRGQPISFPLNGVIKGWTEALQLMPVGSKFRLFIPPHLAYGENGSGPVIGPNSTLIFEVELIAIEK, encoded by the coding sequence ATGTCACAAACCAAATCCAAAATTGTTTTGAAAAACGAAACGGATACGGTAGTTTATGTTATGGCTAATAACGTATCCAAGTACTTTATACAAATGGGTATTGAAAATCCCAATTTGGAGATCATTAAACAAGCCTTTCAGGAAGCTTATGGTAAAGTTACCCCATCCATTGATGCCACTACCGGAGAGACTTATGTACGTAAATTTTCAGAAAAACAAAAACAAATGAAGGGCAGAAAAAACCTGGAAGCCGGAAAAAAATTCCTGGAAGAAAACAAAAAGAAAAAAGGCATAGTAGAGTTGCCTGATGGTTTGCAATATGAAGTAATTACCATGGGTACCGGTGAAAAGCCAACCGTTCAGGATAAGGTAAAAACCCATTACCATGGCACTCTGATTGACGGAACTGTTTTTGATAGCAGTGTTCAGCGTGGACAACCGATTTCATTTCCTTTGAATGGAGTTATTAAAGGTTGGACCGAGGCTTTGCAACTTATGCCAGTTGGAAGCAAGTTTAGGTTGTTTATTCCCCCACATTTAGCTTATGGCGAAAATGGAAGCGGACCGGTAATAGGACCTAATTCTACCCTGATTTTTGAGGTGGAATTAATAGCCATCGAAAAATAA
- a CDS encoding DUF721 domain-containing protein — protein sequence MAGQTFKINMATDHNQTDIKQAVEAVMKYYGLTEKFKEYQMPAIWEKVMGKFIASKTNDVKMIKNKLYVKLDSAALRQELQFDREKIKEMINAEVGENFVQEVVLG from the coding sequence ATGGCTGGACAAACATTTAAAATAAACATGGCTACCGATCACAATCAAACTGATATAAAGCAGGCTGTGGAAGCTGTAATGAAATATTACGGCTTAACCGAAAAATTTAAGGAATACCAAATGCCGGCGATTTGGGAAAAGGTAATGGGGAAATTTATTGCTTCAAAAACCAACGATGTAAAAATGATAAAAAACAAGTTGTACGTGAAGTTAGACTCAGCGGCATTGAGGCAGGAATTGCAGTTTGACAGAGAAAAAATAAAGGAAATGATTAATGCCGAAGTTGGTGAAAACTTTGTTCAGGAAGTGGTTCTTGGCTAG
- a CDS encoding S9 family peptidase, with amino-acid sequence MLKYLPLAGLLLPLQIFAQSLTPEVLATLPKVGEPAISPDGKWVVYAVDQISLADNKGDKDLFIISALGGKVKKLVGGKGGQFAPKWINDEELAYLNTESGAPQVWKVNIKSEKTQALTKVEAGVGGFELTADGGLIYLSDVKTTKDVHDIYPDLPKVEARIIDDLFYRHWDSWDDYSNTHVFIGQKDASGLVTGGKDILGSETFDAEEFAVSPDGKMIAYTSKKLNGKDFAVSTNTDIYVYRVETGITDNITNGNMGYDRSPVFSHDGTKLAYTSMATPGFESDKATLMVYDFSKGTKTDYTEHSEESASDMVWSAKDDKIFYISGTQATYQVFEVDLATENIRQITKGYHDYKSLTAGRSELMGLRVSMTAPAEIYKIWPDGKEVRLTSVCDEIWNSIPKAKVERHIVKTRDDKDMLVWMILPPDFDPSKKYPTLLYCQGGPQSAVSQFFSTRWNFQMMASKGYIIVAPNRRGLPTFGKEWNDEISGDWGGKAIQDYLSAIDFAAKLPYVNREKLGAVGASYGGYSVYRLAGMHNERFKAFVAHCGLFNLESWYGTTEELFFANQDIKGPYWADPQPDSYQKFSPHKFVQLWDTPILVIHGEKDFRVPISEGMQAFQAAQVQGIPSRFLYFPDEGHWITKPQNTVLWNRVFFEWLDKHLK; translated from the coding sequence ATGTTGAAGTATTTACCACTTGCCGGCCTTTTATTGCCGTTACAAATTTTTGCACAAAGTTTAACTCCTGAAGTTTTGGCCACCCTTCCCAAGGTTGGCGAACCGGCCATTTCTCCGGATGGAAAATGGGTTGTGTATGCTGTAGATCAAATTAGCCTAGCCGACAACAAAGGAGACAAAGACTTATTTATTATTTCGGCCTTGGGTGGAAAGGTGAAAAAACTGGTTGGAGGAAAAGGAGGACAATTTGCACCCAAATGGATAAACGATGAAGAATTGGCTTATTTAAACACCGAAAGTGGAGCTCCGCAGGTGTGGAAGGTGAATATTAAATCAGAGAAAACCCAGGCACTAACCAAGGTAGAAGCCGGAGTTGGCGGATTTGAATTGACGGCTGACGGAGGGTTGATTTACCTTTCGGATGTAAAAACCACCAAGGATGTACATGATATTTACCCTGATTTGCCAAAGGTTGAAGCAAGGATTATTGATGATTTATTTTACAGGCATTGGGACAGTTGGGATGATTATTCCAACACCCACGTATTTATTGGACAAAAGGATGCTTCGGGATTGGTAACCGGAGGAAAAGATATTTTAGGAAGCGAAACCTTTGATGCCGAAGAATTTGCAGTATCTCCTGACGGAAAAATGATTGCCTATACCAGTAAAAAATTGAATGGAAAAGATTTTGCAGTGAGTACCAATACCGATATTTATGTGTACCGGGTTGAAACCGGGATAACGGATAACATAACAAATGGAAACATGGGATATGACCGAAGTCCGGTTTTTAGTCATGACGGCACCAAGTTAGCGTATACCTCCATGGCCACACCGGGTTTTGAGAGTGACAAAGCCACTTTGATGGTTTATGATTTCAGCAAGGGTACCAAAACCGACTACACTGAACATTCGGAAGAAAGCGCATCGGATATGGTATGGTCGGCAAAGGATGATAAAATTTTTTATATCTCAGGCACACAGGCTACGTATCAGGTATTTGAGGTAGACCTGGCAACCGAGAACATTCGTCAGATTACCAAGGGTTACCATGATTACAAAAGTTTAACGGCAGGCAGGAGCGAACTAATGGGTTTGCGGGTTTCTATGACTGCACCGGCAGAGATATACAAAATATGGCCGGATGGAAAAGAGGTAAGGTTAACATCGGTTTGCGACGAAATTTGGAATTCGATTCCCAAAGCCAAGGTAGAACGACACATTGTAAAAACCAGGGATGACAAAGACATGCTGGTATGGATGATTTTGCCGCCGGATTTTGATCCAAGCAAGAAATATCCAACCCTTTTGTATTGCCAGGGCGGTCCGCAAAGCGCTGTAAGTCAATTTTTCTCTACCCGGTGGAATTTTCAAATGATGGCCTCCAAGGGTTACATTATTGTTGCTCCCAATCGCAGGGGATTGCCAACTTTTGGAAAGGAATGGAACGATGAAATAAGCGGAGATTGGGGAGGGAAAGCTATTCAGGATTATTTATCGGCAATTGATTTTGCAGCTAAGCTACCTTATGTAAATAGAGAAAAATTAGGAGCTGTTGGGGCTAGCTATGGCGGGTATTCGGTTTATCGTTTGGCGGGCATGCACAATGAGCGATTCAAAGCCTTTGTTGCCCATTGTGGGTTGTTTAATTTAGAAAGCTGGTATGGTACAACGGAAGAGTTGTTCTTTGCCAATCAGGACATTAAAGGCCCGTACTGGGCTGATCCGCAGCCGGATAGCTATCAAAAGTTTTCTCCCCATAAATTTGTTCAGCTATGGGATACGCCCATTTTAGTGATTCATGGAGAAAAAGATTTCAGAGTTCCCATTTCCGAAGGCATGCAGGCATTTCAGGCGGCACAAGTTCAGGGTATTCCAAGCCGCTTTTTGTATTTTCCGGATGAGGGACATTGGATTACCAAGCCCCAAAATACAGTTTTGTGGAACCGGGTGTTTTTTGAATGGCTGGACAAACATTTAAAATAA
- a CDS encoding sigma-70 family RNA polymerase sigma factor, whose product MFVLFKKKEERSDKECVALFKQTGDQRYFTPLFNKYSHLVYGSCFKYLENEEDAKDAVLEIFEKLRTDLQKSNIEHFSSWLFMVTKNHCLMKLRKAKTREQHLDTISLETGRFMENGLEVHPNTENEQEALLQQMERCLKTLVEKQKICVELFYLERLNYAEVARKAGFDINQVKSFIQNGKRNLKLCIEAGIKAA is encoded by the coding sequence ATGTTTGTTTTGTTTAAAAAGAAAGAAGAACGCAGCGACAAAGAATGTGTAGCTCTTTTTAAGCAAACCGGCGATCAGCGCTATTTTACACCTTTGTTTAATAAATATTCGCATTTGGTGTATGGCTCTTGCTTTAAATACCTTGAAAATGAAGAAGATGCCAAAGATGCTGTGCTGGAAATTTTTGAAAAACTCAGAACTGATCTTCAAAAATCAAACATTGAACATTTTTCGTCGTGGCTGTTTATGGTTACCAAAAACCATTGCCTGATGAAGCTAAGAAAAGCAAAAACCAGAGAACAACATCTGGATACCATTTCTTTAGAAACCGGAAGATTTATGGAAAATGGACTGGAAGTGCATCCCAATACAGAAAATGAACAAGAAGCATTGCTTCAACAAATGGAACGTTGTTTAAAAACCTTAGTAGAAAAGCAGAAAATTTGTGTGGAATTATTTTACCTGGAGCGCCTGAACTATGCAGAAGTAGCTCGAAAAGCAGGATTTGATATTAATCAGGTGAAGAGTTTTATTCAAAATGGAAAACGTAACCTGAAATTATGCATTGAAGCCGGAATAAAAGCTGCCTAA